From the Carassius auratus strain Wakin unplaced genomic scaffold, ASM336829v1 scaf_tig00005515, whole genome shotgun sequence genome, the window tttatcagtGCCATTGTAGATGTATATTTTGTTCAGTAggttcaataaaataataaataaatacaactgccGAGCTGGCGTCATAGCGCAGCGCAGGTCACGTGACGGGCGCGGGGCGGAGAGAGGAGTCACGTGGTGCCGGAAATAAAGTGCGCAGCTGTTTATCGAAGCGTTCATCACTGATCACGGATTAATAACACACTCCTTTACTGAATAGCGTCGCGCTGAAACTAACATCTGTTTTCATCGAGTGTTGATCGACATGACGCTGAACCGAAACCATCACCCAAACGGAGGAGTCCTGATCCAGTCCGGAGAGAGGTACCAACTACAcctcaaacaaacaacaacaaacaacgaGACAAACACCGCATCTGATAACAATAACACGATAGAcaagaacacatacacacacatgcatattgtCATCTGTTGTCTGTGATGTCATGGATGAGTGTAGTTTGGTAAATTAATGAATTTCAATCGTATGATTTAGTGACTGTTTAGTTGACTGCGCAGATTCTGCCCCTCGACGTtaagatttaaagggacagtccacccaaTTATGTAAATTATGACGTTAATCGCTCGTCCTCATGTTGTTCTGAACCCATAACACCTTTGTTCCCTCTTCAGaactcaaattaagatatttctgatgaaatccgggagctctctgaccctccataaacCCAGTGTAACacacacattcaaggcccagaaacatagtgaagacatcattaaaatagtaaaCGTTTTCCCTGAAAATAACACACAGGGATACAGAGTCATCTTCTGGCCCTGGAAGAGAAAGCCTGGCTTGGTTCTTTAGCTGGTGATTAAACATGATGATGGTGAAAATATGATTTCTGATGAAGTGTATCCAGTCGAGGCCTTCATTAAGTGTGATTCTTCATATGTGATAGATGGGGTAGAGAGTTATATTGGTCAGTGATGTTTGAGAGTATCTGAACAGAACTGTGTTATTTGGGGTTTTTCGATCCTCACCAGGACAGACAGACCGTGTgggtgatttctgaaggaactgTAGTAACATGTTTGTTCACATGTGTTGAGAAACTTTGTGGTGCTGTTCTGGGAACAGATGTGTGCTTGACTTTCCAGTGTgacctcacttcctgtttcatCCTGCTCTTTCAGCATCTTACGAGAATGCAAGAACGTCGAGCTTTCCTTCAGTGACATCACGCCCAAAAATGAGCTGTTCAAGGGGACCAAGAAGGGCTCTGTGTTCCTCACCCAGTACAGGGTAACTATAACCCACCCAAACACAGCTTAACGTACTCCCTAGGGCTGTCGAGAGCAATCGCATCCTAAAGAATGTCTGTTTACATTACATATGCACGTGTACTGTGTATTTTtgttatgtatgtgtatatacaaaCAATTGATATTATGGTGCATAtgtttatattcttatattttatatgtatcaatatatttaacatataaacatatatataatgtattaatgaATGCATTAGTATTTATATACGTATAATAcgtaacaaatatatacagtgtaCACCTGTATTATGTACACACATACAGCTTAactaacccatagtgtgtccaaacacagcttaactaacccatagtgtgtccaaacacagcttcactaacccatagtgtgtccaaacacagcttaactaacccatagtgtgtccaaacacagcttcactaacccatagtgtgtccaGACACAGCTTAactaacccatagtgtgtccaGACACAGCTTCactaacccatagtgtgtccaGACACAGCTTAGctaacccatagtgtgtccaGACACAGCTTCGctaacccatagtgtgtccaGACACAGCTTAGctaacccatagtgtgtccaGACACAGCTTCGctaacccatagtgtgtccaaacacagcttcgctaacccatagtgtgtccaaacacagcttcgctaacccatagtgtgtccaaacacagcttagctaacccatagtgtgtccaaacacagcttcgctaacccatagtgtgtccaaacacggcttcgctaacccatagtgtgtccaaacacagcttcgctaacccatagtgtgtccaaacacggcttcgctaacccatagtgtgtccaaacacggcttcgctaacccatagtgtgtccaaacacggcttcgctaacccatagtgtgtccaaacacggcttcgctaacccatagtgtgtccaaacacggcttcgctaacccatagtgtgtccaaacacggcttcgctaacccatagtgtgtccaaacacggcttcgctaacccatagtgtgtccaaacacgGCTTAGctaacccatagtgtgtccaaacacggcttcgctaacccatagtgtgtccaaacacggcttcgctaacccatagtgtgtccaaacacggcttcgctaacccatagtgtgtccaaacacgGCTTAGctaacccatagtgtgtccaaacacggcttcgctaacccatagtgtgtccaaacacggcttcgctaacccatagtgtgtccaaacacggcttcgctaacccatagtgtgtccaaacacggcttcgctaacccatagtgtgtccaaacacggcttcgctaacccatagtgtgtccaaacacggcttcgctaacccatagtgtgtccaaacacggcttcgctaacccatagtgtgtccaaacacggcttcgctaacccatagtgtgtccaaacacggcttcgctaacccatagtgtgtccaaacacggcttcgctaacccatagtgtgtccaaacacggcttcgctaacccatagtgtgtccaaacacggcttcgctaacccatagtgtgtccaaacacggcttcgctaacccatagtgtgtccaaacacggcttaactaacccatagtgtgtccaaacacggcttaactaacccatagtgtgtccaaacacggcttaactaacccatagtgtgtccaaacacggcttaactaacccatagtgtgtccaaacacggcttaactaacccatagtgtgtccaaacacggcttaactaacccatagtgtgtccaaacacggcttaactaacccatagtgtgtccaaacacggcttcactaacccatagtgtgtccaaacacggcttcactaacccatagtgtgtccaaacacggcttcactaacccatagtgtgtccaaacacggcttcactaacccatagtgtgtccaaacacggcttcactaacccatagtgtgtccTAACACGGCTTCactaacccatagtgtgtccTAACACGGCTTCactaacccatagtgtgtccTAACACGGCTTCactaacccatagtgtgtccaaacacggcttcactaacccatagtgtgtccaaacacggcttcactaacccatagtgtgtccTAACACGGCTTCactaacccatagtgtgtccaaacacggcttcactaacccatagtgtgtccaaacacagcttaactaacccatagtgtgtccaaaTACAGGTTAACAGGTCAAGTGATGCCAGATCTTCAAATGGTGATAACTGATCTCTGGCTATTTTGGTTCTTCAAATGCATTTTCGGTTTTGATTCAGATATCTGGTTTAAGTTGAAATGTGAGATTACTGCGTGTTCCCTATAAAGGGCAGATGTATCGATACTATGATCAGCAATGCAGCATCTTTAATTATAACATCATTTGATTAAAGAAGACACCCGATGGAAAACTTGACACTTTTTTGGACTTATATAAAGAAACAACCAAGCAAACGAAACTCCATAAATGTTATACTAGATAAATGAAATGTGCACGGTGCTCCGATCAGGATTGAGGCTGATCACAGAACACAATATCTGCTGATTCGATCACCAAACCCTTCTTTTTAAATCATGTAGAATTATTTACAGTGATAATACAATCAagattttttgacatttattcagggcctgaatttaATTTCTGTAAGGTAATTCctctctttattttttcatttgagggggccatttgttcaaaaatagatatttatcTCACGTTCATGTTTGATCATGCACTGTATTTTAGTTTTGACAGTTGTGTAATTGTTGCACAACAGCTTCCACAGCATGAGTCTGATTGTGTGAGGTTGACACACACTctgtttgcagtgtgtgtgtgtatgtagtccATGTGTGGGACAGAAGCCGCTTTCACACAGAGTCTGCTCCTGATCCACGGCTGTTCACCACATACACATTTATccataatcttttattttaaatacaaacattacttaattattcaatgcttttaacttatgcatttttatatattaagttgctaaagcaaaacatttaaactgcatttctTACGTTATCACAAACATTCTAAATTAAAACttaccactgacagaaacagccaCACCAGTCTgcctttcttttcatttaaatctCCTCTATTACAAGCAATCCTGCGGTTCATTACATTACTAAACCATAACTCACCCAAACACTTTTTAACTAATCCATAACATATGTGCTAACTAATCAGTAACTCAGCCAGAACCATTTTAACTAAACCAGAACCCGTTCAAACACAGCTTAACTAATCAGCAACCCACCAAAACTCACATAACGATCCATGACTCAAACATGGGTTAACTGATCCCACACAGACACAGGCtaaccaggtgtgtgtgtgtgtgtgtgtgtgtgtgtgtgtgtgtttcagatggtGTTCGTCAGCAGCACGGTGAATGAGAAGTTCTGCTCCTTCATGTTCCCGTATTACCTGATGAAGAACTGCAGCATCGAGCAGCCCGTGTTTGCTGCAAACTACATCCAAGGGTTGATCAAAGCCGAGGCGGGAGGTACACTgctttacccagcatgcacttgcTGCACACTCTCGCGCTCAGATGTTCGGCTCACGCTcgcgtgtgtctctctctgtcaggtggatgGGAAGGGCAGGCCAACTTCAAGATGTCTTTCCCCAGCGGAGGAGCCATTGAGCTGGGACAGCACCTCTTCAAACTGGCCACCAACGGTTAGGAAACAAACACTCAATGAGTCACTCAATCAGTGAATCACTGAGTCAATGAGTCACTCAATCAATGAATCGCTGAGTCAATGAATCGCTGAGTCAATGAATCGCTGAGTCAATGAATCGCTGAGTCAATGAATCGCTGAGTCAATGAATCGCTGAGTCAATGAATCGCTGAGTCAATGAATCGCTGAGTCAATGAATCGCTGAGTCAATGAATCGCTGAGTCAATGAATCGCTGAGTCAATGAATCGCTGAGTCAATGAATCGCTGAGTCAATGAATCGCTGAGTCAATGAATCGCTGAGTCAATGAATCGCTGAGTCAATGAATCGCTGAGTCAATGAATCGCTGAGTCAATGAATCGCTGAGTCAATGAATCGCTGAGTCAATGAATCGCTGAGTCAATGAATCGCTGAGTCAATGAATCGCTGAGTCAATGAATCGCTGAGTCAATGAATCGCTGAGTCAATGAATCGCTGAGTCAATGAATCGCTGAGTCAATGAATCGCTGAGTCAATGAATCGCTGAGTCAATGAATCGCTGAGTCAATGAATCGCTGAGTCAATGAATCGCTGAGTCAATGAATCGCTGAGTCAATGAATCGCTGAGTCAATGAATCGCTGAGTCAATGAATCGCTGAGTCAATGAGTCACTCAGCCGCTGAGTCACTCAGCCGCTGAGTCACTGAGTCAATGAGTCACTCAGCCGCTGAGTCACTGAGTCAATGAGTCACTCAGCCGCTGAATCACTGAGTCAATGAGTCACTCAGCCGCTGAATCACTGAGTCAATGAGTCTCTGAATCAAGGAATCAGTGAATCACTGAGTCTCTGAATCAATGCATCACTCAAtcaatgagtcactgaatcaatgCATCACTCAAtcaatgagtcactgaatcaatgCATCACTCAAtcaatgagtcactgaatcaaaGAGACCCTAAgtcattgagtgtgtgtgtgtgtgtgtgcgcagcatCTCGAGCTCCTCCGGCTCAGAACGGAGCGTTTGGATTGGCTGCAGGGATGAACGGATACGCCAGTCCAGCCATGCCACAGATGCAGCCGTACCCATATCCCAGCATGCCACAGGCCGGGTACAACCCCTACCCACAACCCCCTGCTGCAGGTACGGTCAGACTGAGCTGGAGAATCACAGGCATGTCTTCAGAACGGGtgaactgatgtgtgtgtgtttgtgtgtaggtgTGTATCCCAGCGCTCCCATGTACATGGCTCCTCCTCCTCCGTACCCTGGACCTCCTCAGAACTGGTGTCCTCCTCCAGgtaacacacactctcacacacataaacacactcacacacacgtggGTCTCTGGTCACAtgatctctctgtgtttctcagtGGCTAATGGAAATGCTAAAGCAACAGAAGCGGCCAGCAGCGCCTTCTACAATCCCAGCAACCCTCACAGCGTCTACATGCCcatggtgagacacacacacacacacacacacacacacagcgtctaCATGCCcatggtgagacacacacacacacacacacacacacacacacagcgtctaCATGCCcatggtgagacacacacacacacacacacacacacagcgtctaCATGCCcatggtgagacacacacacacacacacacacacacacagcgtctaCATGCCcatggtgagacacacacacacacacacacagcgtctaCATGCCCAAGAACTGCAGCATCGAGCAGCCCGTGTTTGCTGCAAACTACATCCAAGGGTTGATCAAAGCCGAGGCGGGAGGTACACTgctttacccagcatgcacttgcTGCACACTCTCGCGCTCAGATGTTCGGCTCACGCTcgcgtgtgtctctctctgtcaggtggatgGGAAGGGCAGGCCAACTTCAAGATGTCTTTCCCCAGCGGAGGAGCCATTGAGCTGGGACAGCACCTCTTCAAACTGGCCACCAACGGTTAGGAAACAAACACTCAATGAGTCACTCAATCAGTGAATCACTGAGTCAATGAGTCACTCAATCAATGAATCGCTGAGTCAATGAATCGCTGAGTCAATGAATCGCTGAGTCAATGAATCGCTGAGTCAATGAATCGCTGAGTCAATGAATCGCTGAGTCAATGAATCGCTGAGTCAATGAATCGCTGAGTCAATGAATCGCTGAGTCAATGAATCGCTGAGTCAATGAATCGCTGAGTCAATGAATCGCTGAGTCAATGAATCGCTGAGTCAATGAATCGCTGAGTCAATGAATCGCTGAGTCAATGAATCGCTGAGTCAATGAATCGCTGAGTCAATGAATCGCTGAGTCAATGAATCGCTGAGTCAATGAATCGCTGAGTCAATGAATCGCTGAGTCAATGAATCGCTGAGTCAATGAATCGCTGAGTCAATGAATCGCTGAGTCAATGAATCGCTGAGTCAATGAATCGCTGAGTCAATGAATCGCTGAGTCAATGAATCGCTGAGTCAATGAATCGCTGAGTCAATGAATCGCTGAGTCAATGAATCGCTGAGTCAATGAATCGCTGAGTCAATGAATCGCTGAGTCAATGAATCGCTGAGTCAATGAATCGCTGAGTCAATGAATCGCTGAGTCAATGAATCGCTGAGTCAATGAGTCACTCAGCCGCTGAGTCACTCAGCCGCTGAGTCACTGAGTCAATGAGTCACTCAGCCGCTGAGTCACTGAGTCAATGAGTCACTCAGCCGCTGAATCACTGAGTCAATGAGTCACTCAGCCGCTGAATCACTGAGTCAATGAGTCTCTGAATCAAGGAATCAGTGAATCACTGAGTCTCTGAATCAATGCATCACTCAAtcaatgagtcactgaatcaatgCATCACTCAAtcaatgagtcactgaatcaatgCATCACTCAAtcaatgagtcactgaatcaaaGAGACCCTAAgtcattgagtgtgtgtgtgtgtgtgtgcgcagcatCTCGAGCTCCTCCGGCTCAGAACGGAGCGTTTGGATTGGCTGCAGGGATGAACGGATACGCCAGTCCAGCCATGCCACAGATGCAGCCGTACCCATATCCCAGCATGCCACAGGCCGGGTACAACCCCTACCCACAACCCCCTGCTGCAGGTACGGTCAGACTGAGCTGGAGAATCACAGGCATGTCTTCAGAACGGGtgaactgatgtgtgtgtgtttgtgtgtaggtgTGTATCCCAGCGCTCCCATGTACATGGCTCCTCCTCCTCCGTACCCTGGACCTCCTCAGAACTGGTGTCCTCCTCCAGgtaacacacactctcacacacataaacacactcacacacacgtggGTCTCTGGTCACAtgatctctctgtgtttctcagtGGCTAATGGAAATGCTAAAGCAACAGAAGCGGCCAGCAGCGCCTTCTACAATCCCAGCAACCCTCACAGCGTCTACATGCCcatggtgagacacacacacacacacacacacacacacagcgtctaCATGCCcatggtgagacacacacacacacacacacacacacacacacagcgtctaCATGCCcatggtgagacacacacacacacacacacacacacacacagcgtctaCATGCCcatggtgagacacacacacacacacacacacacacacagcgtctaCATGCCcatggtgagacacacacacacacacacacagcgtctaCATGCCCATGGTCATACACACCCGACACTAAAACAACACAACTCAATgctattatattgtgtgtgtgtgtgtgaagtgaagCTCTGAATCGTTCCTCATGTGTCTGCTGTTGTTGTTCAGGATCAGCCTCCTCCCTACTATCCTCCTGAGAATCCAGAGAAGAAGAACAACTGAGACTCGTCTGGAGGACAGTGATTCGCTCGTGTGCTGGATGACTCTTTAGATTCAGTGTGAGCTGAGCCCGCTCATGTATGCAGTTTTACTATTAACCATTAACACGTCTATATCTGCCTGCTCAGATGTTAATcctggtgtgagtgtgtgtgtgtgtgtgtggtgctgaaCTCTTCTGTAAACTCCTTTTGAtaatattataatcataattCAGAAGTGGATCATTCCTGATAGACCTGGTGTAGACGGATGAATAAAGCTCTATATTCTGTCTCTGTTCATTTCACATTTCTGAAGGAGTTCACACAACCAAGCTTTGTTTCCTGAAATCACGTGACCTTGCTTTAAAACTGTGAAGGGTTTGAGCTTCACTAGCTCCTGCTGTTTAGTAACATTAGCCAAGAGCACACAGCGCTTTCTGATTCCCCTAGAAACCTGTATCGAGTCTTTGCTCCCTCATGTGATGTGCTCATTAAACTGATGAGGACTTGATCCGTCAGCTTTCACAAATCCTTCATCTTTGTGTGAGGCTTTTTGAGTTCAGCTAAGGCTCTTTCATCTGCTAGTAGAAAATGGCCTCGATTTTAACGATAAAAACCCATTCATTAGTTAACGGTAAGTTCCCCTAACTATTATGATGAAAAACTGCTTTGGACATTACAGGAGGTTTTACACTAGTATATTGTTTTTGAAGTGGAAAGTGATGTATAATTTAtagtaaagaaagaaaagaaacgtAAATTGACATTGCTAGGATTTCCTAAAGGgtataactgcagcctggagatctccaaaacGGGGTGGGAGCTCCAAAATAGGGCGTGGCTTCCTCCCATTGAGAGACAGGCACATGACACGCATGCACAAACTCCGCCCACAGCTGATTCTgaagttttgattggttgtgtcaGTTAAAGTGTT encodes:
- the LOC113070971 gene encoding WW domain-binding protein 2 isoform X2, with protein sequence MTLNRNHHPNGGVLIQSGESILRECKNVELSFSDITPKNELFKGTKKGSVFLTQYRMVFVSSTVNEKFCSFMFPYYLMKNCSIEQPVFAANYIQGLIKAEAGGGWEGQANFKMSFPSGGAIELGQHLFKLATNASRAPPAQNGAFGLAAGMNGYASPAMPQMQPYPYPSMPQAGYNPYPQPPAAGVYPSAPMYMAPPPPYPGPPQNWCPPPVANGNAKATEAASSAFYNPSNPHSVYMPMDQPPPYYPPENPEKKNN
- the LOC113070971 gene encoding WW domain-binding protein 2 isoform X1 — encoded protein: MTLNRNHHPNGGVLIQSGESILRECKNVELSFSDITPKNELFKGTKKGSVFLTQYRMVFVSSTVNEKFCSFMFPYYLMKNCSIEQPVFAANYIQGLIKAEAGGGWEGQANFKMSFPSGGAIELGQHLFKLATNASRAPPAQNGAFGLAAGMNGYASPAMPQMQPYPYPSMPQAGYNPYPQPPAAGVYPSAPMYMAPPPPYPGPPQNWCPPPVANGNAKATEAASSAFYNPSNPHSVYMPMDQPPPYYPPENPEKKNN